The following proteins come from a genomic window of Deltaproteobacteria bacterium:
- a CDS encoding IS3 family transposase encodes MSRQCRLLSLSRSSVYHTPQGKSAQNLKLMRRIDELFLKYPFYGSRQMVRHLWREGVRVGRHRVRSLMRVMGLQAIYQAPRTATRHPRHRVYPYLLNGLAIERPNQVWTADITYVPVQKGFLYLVAVMDWATRRVLSFRLSNTLDARFCTEALTEALERYGRPRIFNTDQDSQFTSLEFTATLKDSGVAISMDGRGRCMDSIFIERLWRSLKYEAVYLHELSDGFVAQRVIAQWMEFYNTRRPHSAPDGSTPAEAYDKGIRMEMQAEPHRSPAPLPAQPESQDVLNRTLAA; translated from the coding sequence CTGAGCCGTCAATGCCGCTTGCTGTCCCTAAGCCGCTCGTCTGTGTACCACACGCCCCAGGGCAAGAGCGCACAGAACCTTAAGTTGATGCGGCGGATCGATGAGCTGTTCCTGAAGTACCCGTTCTACGGCAGCCGCCAGATGGTCCGCCATCTGTGGCGGGAGGGCGTCCGTGTCGGACGTCACCGGGTTCGTAGTCTGATGCGGGTGATGGGGCTACAGGCCATCTACCAGGCGCCCCGGACCGCCACACGGCATCCCCGGCACCGGGTGTATCCCTACCTTCTCAATGGGCTCGCCATTGAGCGGCCCAATCAGGTCTGGACCGCGGATATAACCTACGTTCCCGTCCAGAAGGGCTTCCTGTACCTGGTGGCGGTCATGGACTGGGCCACCCGCCGGGTGCTCTCCTTTAGGCTCAGCAACACCCTCGATGCTCGGTTCTGCACGGAGGCCTTGACCGAAGCCCTGGAGCGCTACGGCCGGCCTCGGATCTTCAACACCGACCAGGACAGCCAGTTCACCAGCCTGGAGTTCACCGCCACCCTCAAGGACTCAGGCGTTGCCATCTCCATGGACGGCAGGGGCCGGTGTATGGATAGCATCTTCATCGAGCGCCTCTGGCGTTCGCTCAAGTACGAGGCCGTCTACCTGCACGAGCTCTCAGACGGCTTCGTGGCCCAACGGGTCATCGCCCAATGGATGGAGTTCTACAACACCCGAAGGCCTCACTCCGCCCCCGATGGCTCTACCCCGGCCGAGGCCTACGACAAAGGAATACGGATGGAGATGCAGGCTGAGCCCCACCGCTCGCCCGCCCCTCTGCCCGCTCAACCGGAATCGCAGGACGTGTTAAACAGGACCCTGGCGGCATGA
- a CDS encoding DUF4070 domain-containing protein → MKILFVNPRFPNSLWRLTGITDILPQRCAQTPLGLLTVAALTPPDFDVELRDENVRPLEFETDADVVAIACWSIQYGRARRIAEAFRKRGKMVVAGGPYPSLCPERFTDGLFDVVFDGEVEITWPQFCDDLRTGTHKPLYKQEGNVDISLSPVPRVDLASRDDYLYYFLQTTRGCPFKCEFCDIIITDGRVPRTKSVDQVIAEIKTVESVGGIHISFSDANLIGNMRYAEELLTAVAEYGRENNYPINFSAEMTINVAEKPKLLQLLHDANFTSMFLGIESPRVASLNETQKRQNTTSPLMESIRRIQSHNMAILAGMIVGFDNDDTDIFKEQFDFLQEAGIAFTTSGVLTAIEKTPLYERLEKEGRLIPYDSAQMKGHGSADLNFVPKLMTVEQVQQGYNWLIRNLYKYENYGARLVAGAKPFRPEYVRRGRGSKIDREILGILANTFRHYIFTTDHPRRRFFLKTLWQVMWPRPSFEKLDYAISYMISEKHFHDYVTNAHGDPEAVGAEPFTESAQVEHSWGELSKEYLRKLRREVYPPAKPWRWMRRRLRNAVVVPEAFLKDQVGQRLSHFLSDLGITVVPVASAALSRMQDKADVLVLPIINKMLKGREELQQAVEHLNEESQEEVKRFPEVVHFPVDQGDRAALEALARIGLLYTSRVERLQRAYVRALQ, encoded by the coding sequence GCGGCTGACCGGTATCACCGACATCCTGCCGCAGCGTTGCGCGCAGACGCCGCTGGGGCTCCTCACCGTGGCCGCGCTGACGCCGCCGGATTTCGACGTGGAGCTTCGGGACGAGAACGTCAGGCCGCTTGAGTTCGAGACCGACGCCGACGTGGTGGCCATCGCCTGCTGGAGCATCCAGTACGGCCGCGCCCGGCGCATCGCGGAGGCGTTTCGGAAGCGCGGGAAGATGGTGGTGGCGGGCGGGCCGTACCCCTCGCTGTGCCCCGAGCGCTTCACCGACGGGCTCTTCGACGTGGTCTTCGACGGCGAAGTGGAGATCACCTGGCCGCAGTTCTGCGACGACCTCCGGACGGGCACTCACAAGCCGCTCTACAAGCAGGAGGGCAACGTCGACATTTCGCTCTCGCCGGTGCCGCGGGTGGACCTGGCGTCCCGGGACGACTACCTCTACTACTTCCTGCAGACCACCCGGGGCTGTCCCTTCAAGTGCGAGTTCTGCGACATCATCATTACCGACGGGCGGGTGCCGCGCACCAAGAGCGTCGATCAGGTGATCGCGGAGATCAAGACGGTGGAGTCCGTCGGCGGCATACACATCAGTTTCTCGGACGCCAACCTCATCGGCAACATGCGCTACGCCGAGGAGTTGCTCACCGCGGTGGCGGAGTACGGCCGCGAAAACAACTACCCCATCAACTTTTCCGCGGAGATGACCATCAACGTGGCGGAGAAGCCGAAGCTGCTCCAGTTGCTGCACGACGCCAACTTCACGAGCATGTTCCTGGGCATCGAGTCGCCGCGGGTGGCGAGCCTCAACGAGACCCAGAAGCGGCAGAACACCACCTCGCCGCTGATGGAGAGCATCCGCAGGATCCAGTCCCACAACATGGCGATTCTGGCGGGCATGATCGTCGGTTTCGACAACGATGACACCGACATCTTCAAGGAGCAGTTCGATTTTCTCCAGGAGGCCGGCATCGCCTTTACCACCAGCGGCGTGTTGACGGCCATCGAGAAGACGCCCCTTTACGAGCGCCTGGAGAAGGAAGGCCGGCTGATTCCCTACGACTCCGCGCAGATGAAGGGGCACGGTTCCGCCGACCTGAACTTCGTTCCCAAGCTGATGACCGTCGAGCAGGTCCAGCAAGGTTACAACTGGCTGATCCGCAACCTGTACAAGTACGAGAACTACGGCGCGCGGCTGGTTGCCGGGGCGAAGCCGTTCCGGCCGGAGTATGTTCGCCGGGGCCGGGGAAGCAAGATCGATCGGGAAATCCTCGGCATACTGGCCAACACTTTCCGGCACTACATCTTCACCACCGATCACCCACGGCGGCGCTTCTTCCTGAAGACGCTGTGGCAGGTCATGTGGCCCCGCCCCAGCTTCGAGAAGCTGGACTACGCCATCAGCTACATGATCTCGGAGAAGCACTTCCACGATTACGTTACCAACGCCCACGGGGACCCCGAGGCGGTGGGCGCCGAGCCCTTTACCGAGAGCGCCCAGGTGGAGCATTCCTGGGGCGAGTTGAGCAAGGAATACCTGAGGAAGCTGAGACGGGAAGTCTACCCCCCGGCCAAGCCCTGGCGATGGATGCGGCGGCGCCTGCGCAACGCCGTAGTGGTACCGGAAGCGTTCCTGAAGGACCAGGTGGGGCAGCGGTTGAGCCACTTCCTGTCGGATCTCGGCATCACCGTCGTACCCGTGGCGAGCGCGGCCCTGTCACGCATGCAGGACAAGGCCGACGTGCTGGTGCTCCCCATCATCAACAAGATGCTCAAGGGACGCGAGGAGTTGCAACAGGCGGTGGAGCATCTCAACGAGGAGTCTCAGGAGGAAGTGAAGCGGTTCCCCGAAGTCGTCCACTTTCCCGTGGACCAGGGAGACCGGGCGGCGCTGGAAGCCCTTGCCCGCATCGGCCTCCTGTACACCAGCCGCGTGGAGCGGCTGCAGCGCGCGTACGTCAGGGCGTTGCAGTAG